One Lepidochelys kempii isolate rLepKem1 chromosome 12, rLepKem1.hap2, whole genome shotgun sequence genomic region harbors:
- the LOC140896439 gene encoding mitochondrial inner membrane m-AAA protease component AFG3L1-like, whose translation MAHRLASGTLGPPLAALWRGGCRPHAGAGLRDRAPIRQWLEGIRALQQDNPGSRASSWQWLCSKPPKGFEKYFKKNGRSSGPAEDAHETKGLPDPKALGHGGGGGKRGGKKEHSGWWRRMWKGEFPWDDKNFGYLAVMGAGAAVGFLYFFWRDPGREINWKHFVHYYLARGLVDRLEVVNKQFVRVVLVPGVTSERYVWFNIGSVDAFERNLETAQLELGMEGAQRVAVIYTRESDGTFLMSMVPTLLLVGFLLFTLRRGPMGAGRGGRGGGLFSVGETTAKILKDNIDVQFRDVAGCEEAKLEIMEFVNFLKNPKQYQDLGAKIPKGAVLTGPPGTGKTLLAKATAGEANVPFISVNGSEFLEMFVGVGPARVRDMFALARKHAPCILFIDEIDAVGRKRGRGNFGGQSEQENTLNQLLVEMDGFNSSTNVVVLAGTNRPDILDPALMRPGRFDRQIYIGPPDIKGRASIFKVHLRPLKLEESVSRDALARKLAAWTPGFTGADISNVCNEAALIAARHLNPSVAEKHFEQAIERVIGGLEKKTQVLQPNERTTVAYHEAGHAVVGWFLEHADPLLKVSIIPRGKGLGYAQYLPREQYLYTKEQLFDRMCMMLGGRVAEQLFFGRITTGAQDDLRKVTQSAYAQIVQFGMSDKLGQVSFDFLRQGEMLAEKPYSEATAQLIDEEVRSLINSAYERTRELLTRCHDQVEKVGKRLLEKEVLEKVDMVELLGPRPFAEKSTYEEFVDGTGSLDEDTSLPEGLKDWNCERDEESREERAQESTS comes from the exons ATGGCTCATCGGCTCGCGTCGGGGACTCTGGGGCCGCCTCTCGCTGCCCTGTGGCGAGGGGGCTGCCGGCCGCACGcaggggctgggctcagggaccGGGCACCGATCCGGCAG TGGCTCGAGGGGATCCGCGCCCTGCAGCAGGACAACCCGGGGAGCAGAGCATCCTCTTGGCAATGGCTCTGCTCAAAACCACCCAAAG GCTTTGAGAAGTATTTTAAGAAGAATGGAAGAAGTTCCGGCCCAGCAGAGGATGCTCACGAGACTAAAG GCCTCCCTGATCCAAAAGCGCTCGGTCATGGGGGAGGTGGTGGCAAGAGAGGAGGGAAGAAGGAGCATTCTGGGTGGTGGAGGCGCATGTGGAAG ggaGAGTTCCCCTGGGATGACAAGAACTTCGGCTACCTGGCTGTCATGGGGGCAGGCGCTGCCGTGGGATTCCTCTATTTTTTTTGGCGAGATCCTGGCAGAGAAATCAACTGGAAGCATTTTGTCCATTACTACTTGGCTAGAGGATTG GTGGACCGTCTGGAAGTGGTGAACAAACAGTTTGTGCGCGTGGTCCTTGTGCCGGGTGTGACCTCGGAG AGGTACGTCTGGTTTAACATCGGCAGCGTTGATGCCTTTGAACGGAACCTGGAGActgcccagctggagctgggaatggaaggcGCTCAGCGGGTCgcagtgatttacaccagggagAGTGACGG cacgTTCCTCATGAGCATGGtgcccactctgctgctggttgGCTTCCTTCTGTTCACTCTGAGACGCGGGCCAATGGGAGCCGGGCGCGGAGGACGAGGGGGCGGGCTCTTCAGCGTTGGCGAGACCACGGCCAAGATCCTGAAAGACAACATCGATGTGCAGTTCCGAGACGTGGCCGGCTGCGAGGAAGCCAAGCTGGAGATCATGGAGTTCGTGAACTTCCTGAAAAACCCCAAACAATACCAGGACCTGGGCGCCAAGATCCCAAAG GGTGCTGTGCTCACGGGCCCACCGGGCACCGGGAAAACCCTCCTGGCCAAAGCAACGGCGGGAGAAGCCAACGTTCCCTTCATCTCGGTGAATGGCTCGGAGTTCCTGGAGATGTTTGTGGGTGTGGGGCCCGCGCGG GTTCGGGACATGTTTGCCTTGGCCCGCAAACATGCCCCCTGCATCCTGTTCATCGATGAGATCGACGCTGTCGGTCGGAAGCGGGGCCGGGGGAACTTCGGGGGGCAGAGCGAGCAGGAGAACACCCTGAACCAGCTGCTGGTCGAAATGGACG GGTTCAACTCCAGCACCAACGTGGTGGTGCTCGCAGGAACAAATCGCCCAGACATTCTGGACCCTGCGCTGATGAGACCAGGGCGCTTTGACCGTCAGATTTACATTG GTCCACCTGATATCAAAGGCAGAGCATCCATCTTTAAGGTCCACCTCCGGCCCCTGAAACTGGAGGAAAGCGTCAGCAGAGATGCCCTGGCTCGGAAATTGGCTGCATGGACTCCAGGATTCACTG GTGCTGACATCTCCAACGTCTGCAACGAGGCTGCCTTGATTGCCGCTCGCCACTTGAATCCCTCTGTTGCCGAGAAGCACTTCGAGCAGGCCATCGAGAGAGTCATCGGGG GTCTCGAGAAGAAGACCCAGGTTCTGCAGCCGAACGAGAGGACCACAGTGGCCTATCACGAAGCTGGACATGCCGTGGTGGGGTGGTTCCTGGAGCATGCTGATCCCCTGCTGAAG GTGTCCATCATCCCCAGGGGCAAGGGGCTCGGCTACGCGCAGTACCTGCCCCGGGAGCAGTACCTGTACACCAAGGAGCAGCTGTTCGATCGCATGTGCATGATGCTGGGCGGCAGGGTGGCTGAGCAGCTGTTCTTTGGGCGCATCACCACGGGCGCTCAGGACGACTTGAGGAAGGTGACGCAGAGCGCCTACGCCCAG ATCGTCCAGTTTGGGATGAGTGACAAGCTGGGCCAGGTCTCCTTCGACTTCCTGCGGCAGGGCGAGATGCTCGCAGAGAAACCATACAGCGAGGCGACGGCCCAGCTGATAGACGAGGAGGTCCGAAGCCTCATCAACTCTGCATACGAAAGGACCCGGGAGCTACTGACGCGGTGTCACGACCAGGTGGAGAAG GTGGGAAAGCGTCTCCTGGAGAAAGAAGTGCTGGAGAAAGTGGACATGGTTGAATTGCTTGGCCCCAGGCCCTTTGCAGAGAAATCCACCTATGAGGAGTTTGTAGATGGCACCGGGAGCTTGGACGAAGACACCTCCCTCCCAGAGGGCCTGAAGGACTGGAACTGCGAGAGAGATGAGGAGAGCCGGGaggagagagcacaggagagcacCTCCTAG